Proteins co-encoded in one Parcubacteria group bacterium genomic window:
- a CDS encoding alanine--tRNA ligase produces MITASELREKYFAFFKEKGHSIIPSAPLVPENDPTVLFTTAGMHPLVPYLLGEKHPAGKRLTNVQKCVRTGDIDEVGDATHLTFFEMLGNWSLGDYFKKESISWSWEFLTDVKWLGIDPGKLFITVYEGDLEVPKDDESIKIWQGEFQSVGIDASVGERIFLLGRYDNWWGPAGKIGPCGPDTEIFFDTGKEACGQNCQPGCNCGKYVEIWNNVFMEYNKRSDGSYVPLAQKNVDTGMGVERTVAVLNGQDSVFEMDTFAPIIEKIRSLKPSESPPDPLLSKGGGSTVSERIIADHVRAAAVMISDGVTPSNIEHGYVLRRLIRRAIRHSRLLGIKGAFLGDLAQEVFRVYDGVYESIRTNHDRIVSALGTEEDKFAKTLSKGLAKFSDLVASEKAQDRTINAKDAFDLFQSYGFPLEITQELAREHNLGVDEKGFYEEFNKHQELSRTASSGKFKGGLADHGETAVKYHTATHLLHAGLHHILGEHAVQKGSNITAERLRFDFVHPQKMTAEEIKKVEGWVNDAIKKDYPVSCEEMSVKEAKAQGAMGLFEGKYAGKVKVYSIGDVSKEICGGPHVEHTGVLGTFRITKEESASSGVRRIRAVLE; encoded by the coding sequence ATGATTACCGCATCAGAGCTCCGGGAAAAATACTTTGCGTTCTTCAAGGAAAAAGGGCACTCAATCATCCCGTCGGCGCCTTTGGTTCCGGAAAACGACCCCACGGTTTTGTTCACCACAGCCGGCATGCACCCTTTGGTGCCCTATTTGCTCGGCGAGAAGCACCCGGCTGGCAAGCGTTTGACAAATGTCCAGAAGTGCGTACGCACCGGGGACATTGACGAGGTCGGCGATGCCACGCATCTGACGTTTTTTGAGATGCTCGGCAACTGGTCTTTGGGGGACTATTTCAAGAAAGAGTCCATTTCCTGGAGCTGGGAGTTTTTGACTGATGTAAAATGGCTTGGGATTGACCCGGGAAAGCTCTTTATCACCGTGTATGAGGGTGATTTAGAGGTTCCAAAAGATGATGAATCAATCAAGATTTGGCAGGGAGAGTTTCAGTCAGTTGGGATAGATGCGAGCGTTGGGGAGCGGATTTTTCTTTTGGGGCGGTATGATAACTGGTGGGGCCCCGCGGGCAAAATCGGGCCCTGCGGCCCGGATACGGAGATATTTTTTGATACTGGCAAAGAGGCTTGTGGTCAAAATTGCCAACCCGGGTGCAACTGCGGCAAGTATGTGGAAATTTGGAATAACGTGTTCATGGAATATAATAAGCGCTCGGACGGGTCATATGTGCCTTTAGCCCAGAAGAACGTGGACACAGGTATGGGCGTGGAACGGACCGTTGCCGTGTTGAACGGTCAAGATTCGGTGTTTGAGATGGATACGTTTGCGCCGATTATTGAAAAGATTCGATCACTCAAGCCATCTGAATCACCCCCTGACCCCCTCCTTAGTAAAGGAGGGGGAAGCACGGTCTCGGAACGCATTATAGCTGACCATGTGCGTGCTGCTGCGGTGATGATTTCAGACGGCGTTACCCCGTCAAATATTGAGCACGGGTATGTGCTGCGCAGATTGATCCGCCGTGCTATTCGTCATAGCCGGCTTTTGGGCATCAAAGGCGCGTTCCTTGGGGATCTCGCACAAGAGGTATTCCGCGTGTACGACGGCGTGTATGAGTCAATCCGCACCAATCATGACCGTATTGTTTCAGCGCTCGGAACTGAAGAGGATAAGTTTGCAAAGACACTTTCAAAAGGCCTTGCAAAGTTCAGTGATTTAGTTGCGTCAGAGAAGGCTCAAGACCGCACTATAAACGCCAAAGACGCGTTTGACTTGTTCCAGAGCTATGGGTTTCCTTTGGAGATAACACAAGAGCTTGCCCGCGAGCACAACTTAGGTGTTGACGAAAAAGGGTTCTATGAGGAATTTAACAAACACCAGGAGCTCTCCCGCACCGCTTCAAGCGGTAAATTCAAAGGCGGGTTGGCTGACCATGGGGAAACGGCAGTCAAGTACCACACCGCCACGCACCTTTTGCACGCAGGGCTCCATCACATCCTTGGCGAGCACGCGGTCCAGAAGGGGAGCAATATAACCGCAGAACGCTTGCGGTTTGACTTCGTGCACCCGCAAAAGATGACGGCTGAAGAGATTAAAAAGGTTGAGGGCTGGGTCAATGACGCCATCAAGAAAGATTATCCGGTCAGTTGCGAGGAAATGTCCGTCAAAGAAGCCAAGGCCCAGGGAGCCATGGGATTGTTTGAAGGCAAGTATGCGGGCAAAGTCAAAGTTTACTCAATCGGGGATGTGAGTAAGGAAATCTGCGGAGGGCCGCACGTGGAACATACCGGCGTGCTCGGGACGTTCAGGATCACCAAAGAAGAATCCGCATCCAGCGGTGTGCGAAGAATCAGGGCGGTGCTTGAGTAG
- the mnmA gene encoding tRNA 2-thiouridine(34) synthase MnmA has protein sequence MARIWNKHKQSNTPLKRKVFVALSGGVDSSVSAALLKAQGYEVAGFFMKNFGDTFGLKVSECPWLHDREDAMRVASTLDIPFHTLDFEEEYKNQVLDYFFEEYEAGRTPNPDVMCNSQIKFGVFLDKALALGADAIATGHYARLESKDPSATPRDDKGEYQLLKGVDQNKDQSYFLYRLNQQQLSKTMFPVGGYLKSEVRQLAKKFGLPNHDKRDSQGVCFIGHVDLRKFLSQKIKDKPGSIVTAHGKKIGEHQGLFWYTIGQRKGINIGGKGPYYVVEKDFRSNQLLVTNDAKDERLYASKVAINDSSWVSGKEPDLSKTYECRVRYREKLTQCTAKALGEGTYEVAFQEPQWAVASGQSVVLYDGEVCLGGGIVA, from the coding sequence ATGGCCAGAATTTGGAATAAACACAAACAATCAAATACCCCTCTTAAAAGAAAGGTCTTCGTCGCCCTGTCCGGCGGGGTTGATTCGTCCGTGTCTGCCGCACTGCTCAAAGCCCAAGGCTACGAGGTAGCCGGATTTTTCATGAAGAATTTCGGGGATACGTTCGGTTTGAAAGTTTCCGAGTGCCCGTGGCTGCACGACCGGGAAGATGCCATGCGGGTAGCCAGCACGCTTGATATCCCGTTCCACACGCTTGATTTTGAGGAGGAGTACAAGAACCAAGTGCTTGATTATTTTTTTGAGGAATACGAAGCCGGCAGAACCCCGAATCCGGACGTGATGTGCAACTCGCAGATCAAGTTCGGTGTGTTCCTGGATAAGGCGCTTGCGCTGGGGGCTGACGCGATTGCGACCGGACACTATGCGCGCCTTGAATCTAAAGATCCTTCGGCTACACCTCGGGATGACAAGGGAGAGTATCAATTACTTAAAGGCGTTGATCAGAACAAGGACCAGTCGTACTTTCTGTACCGCTTGAATCAACAGCAACTGTCAAAAACAATGTTTCCGGTTGGGGGATATCTCAAATCGGAAGTCCGCCAATTAGCGAAAAAGTTCGGATTGCCGAACCATGATAAGCGGGACAGCCAGGGCGTGTGTTTTATCGGGCACGTGGATTTGCGGAAGTTCTTGTCCCAGAAAATCAAAGACAAGCCAGGATCCATTGTCACTGCACACGGCAAAAAAATCGGGGAGCATCAAGGCTTGTTCTGGTACACCATTGGCCAGCGCAAAGGCATTAACATCGGCGGAAAGGGGCCGTACTATGTGGTTGAAAAAGATTTCAGGAGCAATCAACTTTTAGTCACCAATGACGCAAAAGATGAGCGGCTCTATGCGTCAAAAGTCGCCATTAACGACTCAAGCTGGGTGTCCGGCAAGGAGCCTGATTTGTCAAAAACGTACGAATGCCGGGTGCGGTATCGCGAGAAATTGACCCAGTGCACAGCCAAAGCGCTGGGTGAGGGCACGTATGAAGTCGCGTTCCAAGAGCCGCAGTGGGCAGTAGCTTCGGGCCAATCAGTTGTTTTGTACGATGGAGAAGTCTGCTTGGGAGGCGGAATCGTGGCATAA
- a CDS encoding ATP-binding protein: protein MPEKHGQLLNLLDQYLSKGGFPEVVVSNLDPADYLEVLFDSLLFKDVVKRHRVKFSTQISTLGSHLVNNFASLYTLNKLMKTLNLKSVHTVAKYTSYLEEAYLIFSLSRYSPKSRQRINSPKKVYVVDNGFVTAKAIQYSPDKGKLMENLVFTELVKRGLKPNLELFYYKTRNDREVDFVVKKGHLVIELIQVCYESINSDVEQRETKALSEASGELNVRKLTVLTWDEKREVEKDGMTIQFRPLWEWLLDTGERNEYGQNLE from the coding sequence TTGCCTGAAAAACATGGCCAGCTTCTGAATTTGCTCGATCAATATTTATCAAAGGGCGGTTTTCCGGAAGTCGTGGTAAGCAATCTTGATCCGGCAGATTACTTGGAAGTCCTTTTTGATTCTTTGCTCTTTAAGGATGTTGTAAAAAGGCACCGGGTTAAATTTTCAACGCAGATAAGCACGCTTGGGTCACACCTAGTCAATAATTTTGCTTCGCTCTACACACTCAACAAACTGATGAAGACGCTTAATCTGAAAAGCGTGCACACGGTAGCTAAGTACACATCCTATTTGGAGGAGGCATATTTGATATTCTCACTCTCGCGATATTCTCCAAAATCAAGACAACGGATAAATTCGCCGAAAAAAGTATATGTTGTTGACAATGGCTTTGTAACTGCGAAAGCCATTCAGTACTCGCCAGACAAAGGCAAGCTTATGGAAAATCTGGTTTTCACCGAACTGGTAAAACGAGGGCTTAAGCCAAACTTGGAATTGTTCTATTACAAGACTCGCAATGATCGCGAGGTGGATTTTGTCGTAAAAAAAGGACATCTGGTTATAGAACTGATACAGGTTTGCTATGAGTCCATAAATTCAGATGTCGAGCAAAGAGAAACAAAAGCTCTATCTGAAGCAAGCGGCGAATTGAACGTTAGAAAATTAACCGTGCTCACATGGGACGAAAAGCGAGAGGTTGAAAAAGACGGAATGACCATACAATTCAGGCCGCTCTGGGAATGGTTACTTGACACGGGGGAACGAAACGAATATGGCCAGAATTTGGAATAA
- a CDS encoding HD domain-containing protein, whose amino-acid sequence MADSFSVDDRVYGRWEVSDPLALSLIALPAFQRLYQVGQYGSYWFGLPHANTNRAEHSLGVYYVLKHFNASYEEQIAGLLHDISHTVFSHVIDYVYNDVQAQGVQDRAHASIIKQGAIQELLSRAGFAHERIADLELFPMLDRELPDLCADRLDYFLRDSVCYGEMTPQEALGILLHISYAGGMFVFDDPDIARFVCLHSLRMNEQRWGPPFGCFMFERTSEAIKRACSLGVISEADFYGTDREVLERMRASGDDEILSALSDVEHIQELKLCLDPENYDYHLTSKFRGVDPLVMVNNAVRRVTDIYPEVRERFEESKKRFQDGYCIRVVRE is encoded by the coding sequence ATGGCAGATTCTTTTAGCGTGGACGACCGCGTGTACGGCCGGTGGGAGGTTTCAGACCCGCTGGCTCTTTCGTTGATTGCGTTGCCCGCGTTCCAGCGGCTGTACCAGGTGGGGCAGTACGGGAGCTACTGGTTCGGGTTGCCGCACGCCAACACTAACCGCGCGGAGCACTCGCTCGGGGTGTACTATGTGCTCAAGCATTTCAACGCTTCCTACGAAGAGCAGATCGCGGGATTGCTGCACGACATCTCGCATACCGTGTTTTCGCACGTCATTGACTACGTGTACAACGACGTGCAGGCGCAGGGCGTGCAGGACCGCGCGCATGCCTCTATCATCAAACAGGGCGCCATTCAAGAGCTGCTTTCGCGCGCCGGATTCGCGCACGAGCGGATCGCTGACCTTGAGCTGTTTCCCATGCTGGATCGGGAGCTGCCGGATTTGTGCGCCGACCGGCTGGACTACTTTTTGCGGGATTCGGTGTGCTACGGAGAGATGACCCCCCAAGAGGCGCTTGGCATCCTCTTGCACATTTCGTACGCGGGGGGCATGTTCGTGTTTGATGATCCGGACATTGCGCGGTTCGTGTGCCTGCACTCCCTGCGCATGAACGAGCAGCGCTGGGGCCCGCCGTTCGGCTGTTTCATGTTTGAGCGAACGTCAGAGGCCATCAAGCGCGCGTGTTCGCTCGGCGTCATCAGCGAAGCAGATTTCTATGGGACCGACCGTGAGGTGTTGGAGCGGATGAGGGCATCAGGGGACGATGAAATTCTTTCGGCACTTTCGGACGTGGAGCATATTCAGGAGCTCAAGCTGTGCCTTGACCCCGAGAACTACGATTACCACCTCACGTCAAAATTCCGGGGAGTTGACCCGTTGGTGATGGTGAATAACGCCGTGCGCCGGGTTACGGATATCTACCCCGAGGTGCGAGAGCGGTTTGAGGAGTCAAAAAAGCGGTTCCAGGACGGCTACTGCATCCGCGTGGTGCGGGAGTAG
- a CDS encoding TIGR00730 family Rossman fold protein: MLKQTKKTIDPIACKIPRSPEEKTVMQEASLQSSESITWRIFRIMAEFVSGFQFIAQYEKTISFFGSARLDQEDRYYQDAQSLARKLGNAGFNIITGGGPGIMEAANRGAREANANSIGLNIQLPFEQRMNRFVTRGMGFHYFFTRKVMLSAAGQAYVFFPGGFGTLDEFSEIITLIQTKKMERIPIVLYGRDFWEPFISFVDETMLKKYRTIEPQDLKLFALADTVTEAFKVLAASKPRKDF; the protein is encoded by the coding sequence ATGCTAAAACAAACAAAAAAAACAATTGACCCCATTGCCTGCAAGATTCCCCGGTCTCCGGAAGAGAAGACGGTGATGCAGGAGGCGAGCCTGCAATCCTCGGAGTCCATCACCTGGCGCATCTTCCGCATCATGGCGGAGTTCGTGTCCGGGTTCCAGTTCATCGCGCAGTACGAAAAAACAATTTCATTCTTCGGGTCCGCGCGGCTTGACCAGGAGGATAGGTACTACCAGGACGCCCAAAGCCTGGCGCGCAAGCTCGGGAATGCGGGGTTCAACATCATCACTGGAGGAGGTCCGGGCATCATGGAGGCCGCAAACCGTGGGGCGCGCGAGGCCAACGCCAACTCCATCGGCTTAAACATCCAACTGCCGTTTGAGCAGCGCATGAACCGGTTCGTGACGCGCGGCATGGGGTTCCACTATTTTTTTACGCGCAAAGTGATGCTCTCCGCGGCCGGGCAGGCGTACGTGTTTTTCCCGGGCGGCTTCGGCACCTTGGACGAGTTTTCAGAAATCATCACCCTGATCCAGACTAAGAAGATGGAGCGCATCCCCATCGTGCTCTACGGCCGCGATTTCTGGGAGCCGTTCATCTCGTTCGTGGACGAAACCATGCTCAAAAAGTACCGGACCATTGAGCCGCAGGATCTTAAGCTCTTCGCCCTGGCGGACACGGTTACGGAGGCGTTCAAAGTGCTCGCCGCGTCAAAGCCGCGCAAAGATTTTTAG
- a CDS encoding type IV secretion system DNA-binding domain-containing protein, whose protein sequence is MSLSIGPNNREPITALAATNFRNQKRVFGIKKDDRRRHVYLIGKTGMGKSTVLENMIIQDIQNGEGVAVVDPHGDLVEKVVEYIPNERVNDVIYFNPADLDFPISFNVFEKVDRAHQHLIASGLIGIFKKLWADSWGPRLEYVLRNAILALLEYPDSTLLGVMRLLVDKGYRKKVIQQVTDPVVRSFWIDEYSKYPDKFQSEAIAPIQNKVGQFLSSPVIRNIVGQVKSSFSMREAMDQGKIILLNLAKGRVGEDNSALLGAMLITKIQMAAMSRVDIPEEERRDFYLYVDEFQNFATESFANILSEARKYRLNLIIAHQYIEQLDELVQAAVFGNVGTMMLFRIGGTDAEALVTEFEPYFMEEDLVNLGKYEVYMKLMIDGIASQPFSATTMPPIEGKTDNKDKVVKVSRERYATAREVVEEKIIRWSEAGREPDAEAPQTARAPRPNRFPDRRRPPAESARPSIPRPAERPIPSPAPQNEAYREHSERDHPKKKDLAFTAACDICGEETQLSFKPDGDRPIYCKSCLKKVRGGEIPRLERGGEPKRENQGNGASREKPKIPSSGIIPTGPALSLSDAFSQGVQKFQS, encoded by the coding sequence ATGTCGCTCTCAATCGGCCCGAATAACAGAGAACCGATCACCGCGTTAGCAGCTACCAACTTCCGCAACCAGAAGCGCGTGTTTGGCATCAAAAAAGACGACCGCCGCAGGCACGTGTACCTCATCGGCAAGACGGGCATGGGCAAGTCCACGGTCCTGGAGAACATGATCATCCAGGACATCCAGAACGGGGAGGGTGTCGCCGTGGTGGATCCGCACGGGGACCTGGTGGAGAAAGTGGTTGAGTACATCCCCAATGAGCGCGTGAACGACGTCATCTACTTCAATCCGGCTGACTTGGACTTTCCCATCTCGTTCAATGTGTTTGAAAAGGTGGACAGGGCGCACCAGCACCTGATAGCCTCGGGCCTCATCGGCATCTTCAAAAAACTGTGGGCAGATTCCTGGGGGCCGCGGCTTGAGTACGTATTGCGCAACGCCATTCTGGCGCTTTTGGAGTATCCGGATTCAACCCTGCTCGGGGTCATGAGGCTCTTGGTTGATAAAGGCTACCGCAAAAAAGTCATCCAGCAGGTCACGGACCCGGTGGTGCGGTCGTTCTGGATTGATGAGTACTCCAAGTACCCGGACAAGTTCCAGAGCGAGGCAATCGCCCCGATCCAGAACAAGGTCGGCCAATTCCTCTCAAGCCCGGTCATCCGCAACATCGTGGGCCAGGTCAAGTCATCGTTCTCCATGCGCGAGGCCATGGACCAGGGGAAAATCATCCTCTTAAACCTTGCCAAGGGCCGCGTGGGGGAGGATAACTCCGCGCTCCTCGGGGCCATGCTCATCACCAAAATCCAGATGGCTGCCATGAGCCGCGTGGACATTCCGGAAGAGGAGCGCCGCGATTTCTATCTGTATGTGGACGAGTTCCAGAACTTTGCCACGGAGTCGTTCGCGAACATCCTTTCCGAGGCGCGCAAGTACCGCCTCAACCTCATCATCGCGCACCAGTACATAGAGCAGCTGGATGAGCTGGTGCAGGCCGCGGTGTTCGGCAACGTGGGCACCATGATGCTCTTCCGCATCGGCGGCACGGACGCCGAGGCGCTGGTGACTGAGTTTGAGCCGTACTTTATGGAAGAGGATTTGGTAAACTTAGGCAAGTACGAGGTGTATATGAAGCTCATGATAGACGGGATCGCCTCCCAGCCGTTTTCCGCGACCACCATGCCGCCCATTGAAGGGAAGACCGACAACAAGGATAAAGTCGTCAAGGTTTCGCGCGAGCGGTACGCGACTGCGCGCGAGGTGGTGGAAGAAAAAATCATACGCTGGAGCGAGGCGGGCAGGGAGCCGGACGCCGAGGCACCACAAACTGCCCGCGCTCCGCGCCCCAATCGGTTCCCGGACCGCAGACGGCCGCCCGCCGAGTCGGCGAGGCCGAGCATTCCCAGGCCCGCAGAGCGCCCGATCCCGAGCCCCGCGCCCCAGAACGAGGCGTACCGCGAGCACAGCGAGCGCGACCACCCCAAGAAAAAAGACCTTGCGTTTACTGCTGCGTGCGACATCTGCGGCGAAGAAACCCAGCTCTCCTTTAAGCCGGACGGGGATAGGCCCATTTACTGCAAGTCCTGCTTAAAGAAGGTCAGGGGCGGCGAGATTCCGCGGCTTGAGCGCGGAGGGGAACCAAAGAGAGAGAACCAGGGCAACGGCGCATCCCGCGAGAAGCCCAAGATTCCGAGTTCAGGCATCATCCCCACAGGCCCCGCGCTTTCACTTTCAGACGCGTTTTCCCAGGGCGTCCAAAAATTCCAAAGCTAA
- a CDS encoding DUF5615 family PIN-like protein: MKFLLDANIPYSASEVFASRHEVTHVRDIGLGRAPDEDIALQAKERGAVIVTRDLDFANTIIFPPERHCGIIVIRVPFFYSAKDIKRVLGAFIISVGEQQLEQSLVIVEEGRSRFRKM, from the coding sequence ATGAAGTTCTTGCTGGACGCTAATATTCCGTATTCGGCATCAGAGGTGTTTGCGTCGCGGCATGAAGTTACACATGTGCGCGATATTGGGCTTGGTAGAGCGCCAGACGAAGACATTGCCTTACAAGCAAAAGAGCGTGGCGCTGTTATTGTCACCAGGGATTTGGATTTTGCTAACACAATTATATTTCCTCCGGAGCGGCACTGCGGGATTATTGTTATTCGGGTCCCGTTTTTTTATTCGGCCAAGGACATCAAGCGTGTACTAGGCGCGTTCATCATATCAGTTGGCGAACAACAACTAGAGCAGTCGCTCGTTATTGTGGAAGAAGGCCGATCGCGTTTTAGGAAAATGTAA
- a CDS encoding DUF433 domain-containing protein: MDTITIDQKIRFGKPTIVGTRVTVEEVLGALEGGMDFDEIQQEYGLTREQITAALQYVGGWLRGEKTQAYEVLAGR, translated from the coding sequence ATGGATACCATCACCATTGACCAAAAAATCAGATTTGGAAAACCGACCATTGTCGGCACCCGTGTTACCGTTGAAGAGGTTTTGGGCGCGCTTGAGGGTGGCATGGATTTTGACGAAATTCAACAGGAATACGGCCTGACCAGAGAGCAGATTACTGCAGCGCTCCAGTACGTTGGCGGCTGGCTTAGGGGTGAAAAAACCCAGGCCTATGAAGTTCTTGCTGGACGCTAA
- the dnaJ gene encoding molecular chaperone DnaJ: protein MAKDYYQILGVSKSANQDEIKKAFRKKAHELHPDKAGGDEAKFKELNEAYQILGNAEKRTQYDRFGDSAFSGQGFGGTGMNWNDFVRQAQGQGFGAGGFNVDLGDLGDIFSEVFGFGGGRRSRQRSGPQQGESMEIEMSIDFLDAVFGAERTIRLNRVTKCSHCKGNGAEPGTKISSCNRCGGSGQIVHTRSTLLGTFQSATVCPECRGEGKSAENPCKECSGQGVYERPEEVKIKIPAGIDNGQTVIMSGLGHAGEHGGQPGDLYIHIRVKSHKRFERDGYDIITREPLSVSQAVLGDTVQVETVHGPVNLKIPAGTQAGTRFKLRDKGVPHVHASSKGDHIVVADVIIPSKLSRKEKKLYEELRDAKGKGWL, encoded by the coding sequence ATGGCAAAAGACTATTATCAAATACTAGGCGTTTCCAAGAGCGCCAACCAGGATGAGATTAAGAAAGCCTTCCGCAAGAAGGCCCATGAATTGCATCCGGACAAAGCGGGCGGGGACGAGGCTAAGTTCAAAGAGCTGAACGAGGCATACCAGATCCTCGGCAACGCCGAGAAGCGCACGCAGTACGACCGGTTCGGCGATTCCGCGTTTTCCGGGCAAGGGTTTGGCGGAACCGGAATGAACTGGAATGATTTTGTGCGCCAGGCCCAGGGCCAGGGATTTGGCGCTGGCGGATTCAATGTTGACCTCGGCGACCTTGGCGACATCTTTAGCGAAGTGTTTGGTTTTGGCGGAGGCCGCAGGTCCCGCCAGCGCAGCGGTCCGCAACAGGGCGAGAGCATGGAAATTGAAATGAGCATTGATTTTTTGGATGCCGTGTTTGGCGCGGAGCGCACCATCCGTTTGAATAGGGTAACTAAATGCAGCCACTGCAAAGGCAATGGCGCAGAACCAGGCACCAAGATTTCTTCCTGCAACCGCTGTGGCGGATCCGGCCAGATTGTGCACACGCGTTCAACGCTCTTGGGCACGTTTCAGTCCGCAACCGTGTGCCCGGAGTGCCGCGGAGAAGGGAAGTCCGCGGAAAATCCGTGCAAGGAATGTAGCGGGCAAGGCGTGTACGAGCGGCCCGAAGAAGTCAAAATAAAAATCCCGGCAGGCATAGATAATGGCCAGACTGTTATCATGTCCGGACTTGGGCACGCCGGAGAACACGGCGGCCAGCCGGGCGACCTCTATATCCACATCCGCGTGAAAAGCCATAAGCGATTTGAACGGGACGGGTATGACATCATCACCCGCGAACCCCTCTCGGTCAGCCAGGCAGTGCTTGGGGACACTGTTCAGGTTGAGACGGTCCACGGGCCAGTCAACCTAAAGATTCCCGCAGGCACTCAAGCAGGTACCCGCTTTAAGCTGCGCGATAAGGGCGTGCCGCACGTGCACGCATCATCCAAAGGCGACCACATCGTGGTTGCTGATGTCATCATTCCGTCAAAATTATCCCGCAAGGAAAAGAAGCTCTACGAAGAGCTTCGTGACGCCAAGGGCAAGGGTTGGCTGTAA
- a CDS encoding DUF3467 domain-containing protein, whose protein sequence is MANEQQPQRQEIKIADNIPGGEYANMMQVSHTQEEFMMVFMNVAGLSGKVVSKVQTSPGHLKRIVAALADNIKKYEERFGEIKAADAPQTQTGLGFEDRK, encoded by the coding sequence ATGGCAAACGAACAGCAGCCCCAAAGGCAGGAAATTAAAATCGCGGACAACATCCCGGGCGGTGAGTACGCGAACATGATGCAGGTGAGCCACACCCAGGAAGAGTTCATGATGGTATTCATGAACGTTGCCGGGCTTTCCGGCAAGGTCGTAAGCAAAGTACAAACCAGCCCCGGGCACTTAAAGCGCATTGTGGCGGCGCTTGCGGATAACATCAAAAAGTACGAAGAGCGTTTTGGTGAGATCAAGGCGGCAGATGCTCCGCAAACGCAGACCGGCTTGGGGTTTGAGGACAGGAAATAA